A portion of the Litorimonas taeanensis genome contains these proteins:
- a CDS encoding DUF262 domain-containing protein: MNDPKTKTVGEIFTTQTQLTIPKYQRGYDWKYDKQVTELFSDIEDCIRAKGKKKLFLGTTILDISGAESDKIEIIDGQQRTTTLLILLIALRSYAKNVLSDDESVDFLHEFIVWKKPFSRKPQVNRFAPSPQIENIFNYMSKKNWDGNFPPKVNNIAGTKEIGVKLENNRVRPVYNALYQKIVNYCEDDPIDNFEILCNQIVYETYIIQIEIEDKSEAFEIFERTNARGKTLEISDLLKNYLFSKYPSEEVVRIEKIWYKISKNAGSSMLRMLKYFWVSRKSLVPNRELYSELREYARKKGVTKFTQDILDFSEFYAAFNSKKRGEFQSWIESETDFPENSMYVNEIVRIRNAFRLFGITQVTPVIFSSIQKFSESSSLHSKTRRYINFLRYLEGYHFVNNKVCNRIGNEVEKLYGEYGKAFLDTDNFFETCDDLMKLLNKQKVKEDEFVTSFEYLTYGKKTEGPFIRYIFDRIVNIGVRQSNRIMLFDYFDKRPGYDIDHLLCQKEAKTTVSETTMHELGNLLVIPNQINSILNDDNFEVKIKKFKDPLKYGGKINHTPDYVKSFALQYENKQKFTTKDINERTKKLAKLAYSSATDKVNY, translated from the coding sequence ATGAACGACCCAAAAACAAAAACAGTGGGAGAAATTTTTACTACTCAAACACAGTTGACGATTCCTAAGTATCAACGAGGCTATGATTGGAAGTATGACAAACAAGTCACCGAATTATTTTCAGATATAGAGGATTGCATCCGTGCAAAAGGAAAGAAGAAGTTATTCCTAGGGACGACAATCTTAGATATCTCTGGAGCTGAAAGTGATAAAATTGAGATCATTGATGGACAGCAAAGAACCACAACACTTCTAATCTTGCTAATAGCATTACGCAGCTATGCAAAGAATGTATTATCCGATGATGAATCAGTAGACTTCTTACATGAATTCATAGTCTGGAAAAAACCATTTTCAAGAAAACCACAGGTAAATAGGTTTGCCCCATCTCCACAAATTGAGAATATATTTAATTATATGAGTAAAAAAAATTGGGATGGCAATTTCCCTCCGAAGGTCAATAATATTGCAGGAACTAAAGAGATAGGTGTTAAACTAGAGAACAATCGTGTGCGACCCGTTTACAACGCCCTCTATCAGAAAATTGTAAATTATTGTGAAGACGACCCAATCGACAATTTCGAGATACTCTGCAACCAAATTGTCTACGAAACTTATATCATTCAAATAGAGATTGAAGATAAATCAGAGGCATTCGAAATTTTTGAAAGAACAAATGCCAGAGGGAAAACGTTAGAAATTTCAGATCTGTTAAAGAACTATTTATTTTCTAAGTACCCATCAGAAGAAGTAGTTAGAATTGAAAAAATTTGGTATAAAATTTCCAAGAATGCTGGCTCATCAATGCTCAGAATGTTGAAGTATTTTTGGGTTTCAAGAAAGAGTCTAGTACCAAACCGTGAACTTTATAGCGAATTAAGAGAGTACGCTAGAAAGAAAGGCGTCACTAAATTTACTCAAGACATCTTAGACTTTTCTGAATTCTATGCTGCTTTCAACTCTAAGAAACGAGGGGAATTCCAAAGCTGGATAGAATCAGAAACGGACTTCCCAGAAAACAGTATGTATGTGAACGAAATCGTTCGTATAAGAAATGCTTTTCGACTGTTTGGAATTACACAAGTTACTCCAGTAATATTTTCCTCAATTCAAAAATTTAGTGAATCTAGTTCACTTCACTCAAAAACAAGGCGATACATAAATTTTTTGAGATATTTAGAAGGCTATCATTTTGTAAACAATAAAGTTTGCAACCGAATTGGTAACGAGGTTGAAAAGCTATACGGTGAATACGGCAAAGCATTTCTCGATACTGATAACTTCTTTGAAACATGTGACGACTTAATGAAACTGCTAAATAAACAAAAAGTAAAAGAAGATGAATTTGTTACTTCTTTCGAATATCTCACCTATGGCAAGAAAACTGAAGGGCCATTTATCCGTTATATATTTGATAGAATTGTTAACATCGGAGTACGCCAAAGTAACAGAATAATGCTATTTGATTATTTTGATAAAAGACCAGGTTATGATATCGACCACCTTCTCTGTCAAAAGGAAGCAAAGACAACAGTGTCCGAAACCACTATGCATGAATTAGGGAATTTGTTAGTTATTCCCAATCAAATAAATAGCATTTTGAATGACGATAACTTCGAAGTTAAAATTAAAAAATTTAAAGACCCACTAAAATACGGAGGTAAGATTAATCATACTCCGGATTACGTTAAATCATTTGCCCTTCAATACGAGAACAAACAAAAATTTACGACAAAAGACATCAACGAACGCACAAAAAAGTTAGCTAAGTTAGCTTATTCCTCGGCAACTGATAAAGTTAACTACTAA
- a CDS encoding STAS/SEC14 domain-containing protein, which yields MIKTHNMELDVKDGIAYIGIGGRLTETEMSTALDWLGVQTDEHAQFNLCVTMHKLNMPSLGAAKEELSRLDEVFEMLKSVPKAAVISESQFIRAAAAIEGALIPNLKIKAYETKDRAKAIMWLKAG from the coding sequence ATGATAAAAACCCATAATATGGAATTAGACGTCAAAGACGGCATTGCCTATATAGGCATAGGCGGGCGTTTGACCGAAACCGAAATGTCGACGGCGCTGGATTGGTTGGGCGTGCAAACCGATGAACACGCACAATTTAATCTGTGCGTGACGATGCATAAATTAAATATGCCCAGCCTCGGCGCGGCCAAAGAAGAACTCTCTCGTTTGGACGAAGTTTTTGAGATGTTGAAATCCGTCCCCAAAGCCGCCGTCATCTCTGAAAGCCAATTCATCCGCGCCGCCGCCGCCATAGAAGGTGCCCTTATCCCCAATCTGAAAATCAAAGCCTATGAAACCAAAGACCGCGCCAAGGCGATAATGTGGTTAAAGGCGGGATGA
- a CDS encoding SpoIIAA family protein, producing MTPLKTENLELTRADQIVQVTVTGAIAQESLDAGLEWVEALQASLQTSDTKQNTGPDTGPDKDAGQSYVLRVDMAEGDFSGLGQLRQQFTRIGTLLRHCTEATKCAVLTDSTFLRNSARVEGSVIPGLDLRSFDLNEAIPATRWLKGQPLLQEDNDEAPSVSDEDTAGSAWDALNMEKISL from the coding sequence ATGACGCCTCTTAAAACAGAGAACCTTGAACTTACACGCGCTGACCAAATTGTCCAAGTGACAGTGACCGGCGCTATCGCACAAGAGAGCCTAGATGCGGGTTTGGAATGGGTAGAGGCTTTGCAGGCGTCATTGCAAACAAGCGACACAAAGCAAAACACAGGGCCAGACACAGGGCCAGATAAAGACGCAGGCCAAAGCTATGTCCTGCGCGTTGATATGGCCGAAGGCGACTTTTCGGGCTTGGGCCAATTGCGTCAACAATTTACCCGTATCGGCACATTATTACGCCACTGCACAGAGGCCACGAAATGCGCCGTTTTAACCGATAGTACATTTTTACGAAATTCCGCCCGAGTCGAAGGCTCTGTCATTCCGGGCCTTGATTTACGCAGTTTTGATTTAAACGAAGCCATACCGGCCACGCGTTGGCTTAAGGGTCAACCGCTCCTCCAAGAAGACAATGACGAGGCCCCATCCGTCAGCGATGAGGACACAGCAGGGAGCGCTTGGGACGCCCTGAATATGGAAAAAATCAGCCTTTGA
- a CDS encoding transporter produces MKDILKAHLFRAGKFRAWRAAFMGFGAIACFWPVLAAAQNTGGVSTPVVNIDHRSAQYRITLDPDDNGQTGFAQRLHYQQAINDDMMWRVVGQTRKTAESDFDFDFVQAELFWQVTPNAMDYQTGLRVDARFRGGDRPEQIGANWLNLWTLSDRWQARASAMTHVQMGDNAAKGLALQTRAQLMHSLPEGRSIGVEIFNDYGRTGSVQGFDKQNHALGPFVTMPITDNISVYSSVLFGLSEAAADTELRFWIIRSFD; encoded by the coding sequence ATGAAAGATATACTCAAGGCGCATTTATTCAGGGCGGGTAAGTTCAGGGCTTGGCGAGCGGCCTTTATGGGGTTTGGGGCTATAGCCTGTTTCTGGCCCGTTCTGGCGGCCGCGCAAAATACGGGCGGTGTCTCCACCCCCGTCGTCAATATTGACCATCGCAGCGCACAATACCGCATAACCCTTGACCCTGATGATAATGGCCAGACGGGCTTTGCCCAGCGCCTACATTATCAACAGGCCATAAATGATGATATGATGTGGCGCGTGGTGGGGCAGACCCGTAAAACAGCCGAGTCTGATTTTGATTTTGACTTCGTGCAGGCCGAATTATTCTGGCAAGTCACCCCCAATGCGATGGATTACCAAACGGGGTTGCGTGTTGACGCCCGCTTTCGCGGTGGCGATCGCCCTGAACAGATTGGCGCTAATTGGCTCAATCTCTGGACGCTCTCTGATAGATGGCAAGCGCGGGCCAGCGCGATGACACATGTGCAAATGGGCGATAACGCCGCAAAGGGTCTGGCCCTGCAAACACGGGCCCAGCTCATGCATAGCCTCCCTGAGGGCCGCTCTATCGGCGTGGAAATTTTCAATGATTATGGGCGGACCGGCTCTGTTCAGGGCTTTGATAAACAAAACCACGCTCTGGGCCCTTTCGTCACCATGCCCATTACGGATAATATCAGCGTCTATAGCAGCGTCTTATTTGGCCTCTCAGAGGCAGCCGCAGATACAGAATTACGGTTTTGGATTATTCGATCCTTTGACTAA
- a CDS encoding EF-hand domain-containing protein: MQTKTFISLMTSTLFIGAAASATAQDALLKGETALVAQVQDVNLDVTSQTQTSLNSDAMDMFASADVNADKSLDREEFVTFALLKAGAGDSYFSMIREKGAYDSAFNTHDADANARLDKEELSARLEPMTAEEGAIKLPSVDKKSDFKVESETKIETETDMSGESDTVE, encoded by the coding sequence ATGCAAACGAAGACATTTATTAGCCTTATGACATCAACGCTTTTCATTGGCGCGGCCGCATCGGCCACAGCCCAAGACGCGCTTTTAAAAGGTGAGACAGCTCTGGTTGCGCAGGTGCAAGACGTTAATTTGGACGTAACATCCCAGACACAGACATCCCTTAACTCAGACGCGATGGACATGTTTGCCTCGGCTGATGTGAATGCGGATAAAAGCCTAGACCGCGAAGAATTTGTGACATTCGCTTTATTAAAAGCCGGCGCAGGCGATAGCTATTTTTCTATGATCCGTGAAAAGGGCGCCTATGATTCTGCGTTCAACACGCATGATGCGGATGCCAATGCTCGCCTTGATAAAGAAGAGCTTAGCGCGCGGTTAGAGCCTATGACAGCCGAAGAGGGCGCTATTAAATTACCAAGCGTTGATAAAAAATCTGATTTCAAAGTTGAGTCTGAAACCAAGATTGAGACAGAGACAGACATGTCAGGCGAAAGCGACACAGTCGAATAA
- a CDS encoding DUF547 domain-containing protein, with protein MTYLKTLLGSAALIGFLTAPSQAATSGTLDHSQAASIRSASVMDQFSQFKPNPSSYTRLDFEVMDLLVERIVLYMGPSLRKMATRPDAFTGTRVVKKHTSPYRLEGNKIIYSMFDNTQKNIVRDYLKDLTEIPDKVDLTSLSRNDQLSYWFNLHNLALIKEIMEVYPKVNPKDIKPRANSDAKLHDAKILVVKGVPLSLRDIRENIVYRYWDNPIVIYGFHDGTLGSPSLPAVAFDRNNIDYTLRQNAEEFINSLRGFGFGKIAPYYKEVAPRYFPNLEADLRQHFKRYMRPEVYAEVEKTSAFKYHRTMDIISDTTGGYGKYAAPQNLYINNEATDIGIPTGTVDFVRQRARKVQQLQETEWFLNNTVIIEDIDTIDPDLDLPKPRDPGVDVDIHE; from the coding sequence ATGACGTATCTTAAAACCTTATTAGGCAGTGCGGCCCTTATCGGTTTTCTTACGGCCCCAAGCCAAGCCGCCACCAGTGGAACCCTGGACCATAGCCAAGCGGCCTCTATTCGCTCAGCCTCGGTCATGGATCAATTCTCACAGTTTAAACCCAATCCCTCCAGCTACACCCGCCTTGATTTCGAAGTTATGGATCTATTGGTCGAACGCATCGTTCTTTATATGGGCCCCTCTCTGCGCAAAATGGCCACACGCCCAGACGCTTTTACTGGAACACGTGTGGTAAAAAAACACACGTCACCTTATCGTCTGGAAGGTAATAAAATTATCTATTCAATGTTTGATAACACCCAGAAAAACATTGTCCGTGACTATCTCAAAGATTTGACAGAAATCCCTGACAAAGTCGATCTGACAAGCCTCTCCCGCAATGACCAGCTCTCTTATTGGTTTAATTTGCACAATCTGGCGCTGATTAAAGAGATCATGGAGGTGTATCCCAAAGTTAACCCAAAAGATATCAAGCCTCGGGCCAATTCTGATGCAAAGCTTCACGACGCTAAAATTCTTGTCGTCAAAGGCGTGCCTTTATCTCTGCGCGATATACGTGAGAACATTGTCTATCGTTATTGGGATAACCCTATTGTGATTTATGGTTTCCATGATGGGACGCTTGGCTCGCCAAGTTTGCCGGCTGTGGCATTTGACAGAAATAATATTGATTACACTTTGCGTCAAAATGCAGAAGAATTTATCAATTCTCTACGGGGTTTTGGTTTTGGTAAAATTGCGCCTTATTACAAAGAAGTCGCTCCGCGTTATTTCCCAAATTTAGAAGCGGATTTACGGCAACATTTTAAGAGATATATGCGGCCCGAAGTCTATGCCGAAGTTGAAAAGACATCCGCGTTTAAATACCACCGAACAATGGATATTATTTCTGATACGACTGGCGGATACGGAAAATATGCGGCGCCTCAGAATTTATATATAAATAACGAAGCCACCGATATTGGCATTCCCACAGGCACTGTAGATTTTGTTCGCCAAAGAGCGCGCAAAGTTCAGCAATTGCAAGAAACAGAATGGTTCTTAAACAACACCGTCATCATCGAAGACATTGATACGATTGATCCGGACCTAGACCTACCAAAGCCGCGTGACCCCGGTGTTGACGTCGATATTCACGAATAG
- a CDS encoding TlpA family protein disulfide reductase, producing the protein MFNVSSMFSLGNLIRAMVFIGLIAVFLVVVQSCQKPKSALDRFSVKSLSKLTELESPPPQPVIEFTSPQGETMQLSEYSGKVVLVNAWATWCPPCVAEMPSLNALQKARGGDDFQVVTISLDNKKSQITEFFEKNGIDALPQWHDGTYEINGKLRLPGLPTTVLYNRQGREVARLSGEAEWDSTEALSLIDYLIAQ; encoded by the coding sequence ATGTTTAACGTCTCTTCAATGTTCAGCCTTGGTAACCTGATACGGGCCATGGTGTTTATCGGCCTCATAGCCGTGTTTTTAGTGGTAGTGCAATCCTGTCAAAAGCCAAAATCGGCATTAGATAGGTTTAGCGTTAAATCTTTGTCGAAATTAACCGAATTAGAAAGCCCGCCGCCGCAGCCAGTCATAGAGTTTACCTCTCCGCAGGGCGAGACCATGCAATTATCAGAGTATTCTGGAAAAGTGGTTTTAGTTAATGCTTGGGCGACGTGGTGCCCGCCTTGCGTGGCGGAAATGCCCTCTCTTAATGCGCTGCAAAAAGCGCGCGGCGGCGATGACTTTCAAGTCGTGACCATCAGTTTAGATAATAAGAAATCTCAAATCACAGAGTTTTTTGAGAAAAACGGTATTGATGCTCTGCCGCAATGGCATGATGGGACGTATGAGATTAACGGGAAATTGCGTCTTCCGGGTTTGCCGACGACGGTGCTTTATAACCGGCAAGGCCGCGAAGTCGCCCGCCTCTCTGGCGAGGCGGAATGGGACAGCACAGAAGCCCTGTCCCTGATTGATTATTTAATCGCGCAATAG